A single window of Nicotiana sylvestris chromosome 5, ASM39365v2, whole genome shotgun sequence DNA harbors:
- the LOC138868672 gene encoding uncharacterized protein, translated as MGLPHKDPQQHILNFLEISDTYITNRVTLDYARLTLFPFSLLGDDKRWLKAEPANSITSWNNLARKFLARFFPSGKTAKIRSEIVVFKQKAGESLYPSWERFKGLLKDSPHHNSTNKVLVHIFIEALHPQTKIVVDVVAKGQVLEKSFDEIYALLNKFSKSNPDWQGEMGRNMVQKLPGVLELDVVSALSARIIREVPKKKKNTSHPKGKLVPKPVEGNEKDGKGLEPVTETRPPPPFPQKLQKQNDDAKYKKFQDILSQVSVNFPLEEILQEVPKHAEFEKVALTEECSAGVQSKLSPKLKDCGSFIISLSLGKQEVGRALCDLGASINLMSFSLFKQLRLGVRRPTTITLSLADRSLVMPEVTIEDVLVRVGMFILPADLIVIDYEADEEVPIILGQPFLVTGGAIVDVRAGKLKMRLDNEEVTFNMYKSLKLPKHYEDLCMITVVELKGIKHSQYVNYSDPDGTTELEEVVFPAERVKMIEKRARDKEETFRERAKRLDFMGERRRESA; from the exons ATGGGTCTTCCACACAAGGATCCACAACAACATATTCTAAACTTCTTGGAGATTAGTGATACTTATATCACTAACAGGGTCACTCTAGATTATGCCAGGCTCACACTTTTTCCATTCTCTCTATTGGGCGACGATAAGCGATGGCTAAAGGCAGAACCAGCTAATTCCATTACATCATGGAATAATTTGGCAAGAAAATTTCTGGCAAGGTTCTTCCCTTCAGGCAAAACTGCAAAGATCAGAAGTGAGATAGTTGTCTTCAAACAGAAAGCAGGAGAATCTTTATACCCATCTTGGGAAAGGTTCAAGGGGCTACTTAAAGATAGTCCTCATCACAATTCGACAAATAAAGTGTTAGTTCACATTTTCATAGAAGCGCTCCATCCCCAAACAAAAATCGTAGTAGATGTTGTAGCTAAAGGTCAAGTATTGGAGAAAAGCTTTGATGAAATTTATGCATTATTGAACAAATTCTCCAAAAGCAATCCGGATTGGCAAGGAGAGATGGGTAGGAACATGGTACAAAAATTACCCGGGGTTCTTGAATTAGATGTTGTCTCAGCATTGTCAGCACGG ATCATTAGAGAAgttccaaagaaaaagaagaatacatCTCATCCTAAAGGAAAATTAGTTCCCAAGCCAGTTGAGGGGAATGAGAAAGATGGTAAAGGACTCGAGCCAGTAACTGAGACTAGGCCACCACCTCCGTTTCCACAAAAACTGCAAAAGCAAAACGATGATGCTAAGTACAAGAAATTTCAAGATATTTTGAGCCAAGTGAGTGTGAATTTTCCTTTGGAGGAAATTTTGCAGGAAGTGCCTAA ACATGCAGAGTTCGAAAAggttgcacttactgaagagtgcagTGCTGGAGTTCAGAGTAAACTttctcctaagttgaaggattgTGGGAGTTTCATAATTTCTTTGTCTCTTGGAAAACAAGAAGTTGGTAGAGCCTTGTGTGATTTAGGGGCTAGTATAAATTTGATGTCATTCTCTTTGTTCAAGCAACTCAGATTGGGGGTGCGTAGACCTACTACAATCACTTTATCGTTAGCAGATAGGTCACTAGTCATGCCAGAAGTAACTATTGAGGATGTGTTAGTTCGAGTGGGAATGTTTATTCTTCCTGCTGATTTAATTGTTATTGATTACGAGGCAGATGAGGAAGTGCCCATTATTTTGGGGCAACCATTCTTAGTTACTGGTGGAGCTATTGTTGATGTGAGGGCAGGGAAGTTAAAAATGAGACTTGACAATGAGGAGGTCACTTTTAATATGTACAAGTCACTTAAGCTCCCTAAGCATTATGAGGACTTGTGCATGATTACTGTGGTCGAATTGAAGGGAATAAAGCATAGTCAGTATGTGAACTATAGTGATCCAGATGGGACAACTGAGTTAGAAGAGGTGGTGTTTCCAGCTGAGCGTGTAAAGATGATTGAGAAAAGAGCTAGAGATAAAGAGGAAACCTTCCGAGAGCGTGCAAAAAGGCTAGACTTCATgggagaaagaagaagagaaagcgcCTAG